A stretch of the Symmachiella macrocystis genome encodes the following:
- the bioB gene encoding biotin synthase BioB, whose protein sequence is MDSTEYGLQRWNDLASRILDGETCSREAATTVLEAGDVEIPALLAAAFRIRHHYFGRKVQLYFLQNAKSGLCPEDCGYCSQSKISEAAIPKYVMSDEATLMAGAQRAFESKAKTYCIVASGRGPTQRELQHVASTVRKIKEAYPLHICACLGLLEPEDARVLKDAGVDRINHNLNTSETYHEEIVTTHTYADRVATLKAARDVGLELCSGGIIGMGEQNSDVVEMALSLREFQVESIPVNFLHPIDGTPLAGKRDLSPLDCLRALCMFRFTNPQTELRIAGGRELHLKSLQSQALYAANSLFVSDYLTTTGQPPQEDVSMIEDLGFEIVLAGGEIAVESCETAVTAD, encoded by the coding sequence ATGGATTCCACAGAATACGGACTACAGCGTTGGAACGACTTGGCCAGCCGCATACTGGACGGCGAAACTTGCAGTCGCGAGGCAGCGACTACGGTGCTCGAAGCGGGCGATGTGGAGATTCCCGCGTTGTTGGCGGCCGCATTCCGCATCCGCCATCACTATTTTGGTCGCAAGGTGCAACTCTATTTCCTGCAGAACGCCAAAAGCGGGCTGTGTCCGGAAGATTGCGGATACTGTTCGCAGTCAAAAATCTCTGAAGCGGCCATTCCCAAATACGTCATGAGCGACGAAGCAACGCTGATGGCGGGTGCTCAACGAGCTTTTGAATCTAAGGCGAAGACGTATTGTATCGTTGCGAGCGGCCGCGGACCGACGCAGCGGGAGTTGCAGCACGTGGCTTCGACTGTGCGGAAAATCAAAGAAGCCTATCCGCTCCACATTTGCGCCTGTCTCGGTTTGTTGGAACCTGAGGACGCGCGGGTTCTGAAGGACGCTGGGGTGGATCGGATCAACCACAATCTGAATACCAGCGAAACGTACCACGAAGAAATCGTCACCACGCACACATATGCCGACCGGGTCGCCACGTTGAAAGCGGCCCGTGATGTCGGGTTGGAATTGTGCAGCGGCGGGATTATCGGCATGGGCGAACAGAACAGCGACGTGGTGGAGATGGCGCTGTCACTAAGGGAATTCCAGGTCGAGTCGATTCCGGTGAATTTCCTACATCCCATCGACGGCACGCCGTTGGCAGGAAAACGGGATTTGAGCCCATTGGATTGTCTGCGGGCGCTGTGCATGTTCCGCTTTACCAATCCCCAGACGGAACTTCGCATCGCCGGCGGCCGGGAACTGCATCTCAAAAGCCTGCAATCCCAGGCGTTGTATGCGGCGAATTCGCTGTTTGTCAGCGATTATCTGACAACGACCGGCCAGCCGCCGCAAGAAGATGTCTCCATGATCGAAGACCTCGGTTTTGAGATCGTGTTGGCGGGCGGCGAAATCGCGGTGGAGAGCTGCGAAACGGCTGTGACAGCAGACTGA